A genomic region of Herbaspirillum sp. DW155 contains the following coding sequences:
- a CDS encoding fumarylacetoacetate hydrolase family protein, whose product MHIDAATQLLLDARHSGLALDWRRLAVGDAETAYAVQDAQLRRLGPAGGWKVGSKGDGSLPGCAPLPASGVVPSGTTLAGPQWRMRGLEVELALRVGRDYDPGARVPDEAELRTVFDAILPAIEVVETRLGHPPCTNPWAGMADLQSHGALVTGMPQPLPAVLSLRQVAASLFIDGQEITRTLGGNPADLWPMLGWLALHCARRGQPWRQGQIITTGSCTGLQRARAGLQVEAALEGVGAVSFSFAG is encoded by the coding sequence ATGCACATCGACGCCGCCACCCAACTTCTGCTCGACGCCCGCCACAGCGGCCTGGCCCTGGACTGGCGCCGGCTGGCCGTAGGCGATGCCGAAACCGCCTATGCCGTGCAGGACGCCCAATTGCGGCGCCTCGGGCCGGCTGGTGGCTGGAAGGTCGGCAGCAAGGGGGATGGCAGCCTGCCGGGCTGTGCGCCGTTACCGGCCTCGGGCGTAGTGCCGTCCGGTACGACGCTGGCCGGACCGCAGTGGCGCATGCGCGGGCTGGAAGTGGAACTGGCTCTGCGGGTGGGGCGTGATTACGATCCGGGCGCACGGGTGCCGGACGAGGCCGAGCTGCGCACGGTCTTTGATGCCATCCTGCCGGCCATCGAAGTGGTGGAGACCCGGCTGGGTCATCCGCCCTGTACCAATCCCTGGGCCGGCATGGCCGACCTGCAAAGCCATGGCGCCCTGGTGACCGGCATGCCGCAGCCGCTGCCGGCTGTGCTGTCGCTGCGCCAGGTGGCAGCCAGCCTCTTCATCGATGGTCAGGAAATCACCCGCACCCTTGGTGGCAATCCGGCGGATCTGTGGCCGATGCTGGGCTGGCTGGCGCTGCACTGCGCACGCCGCGGCCAGCCCTGGCGCCAGGGACAGATCATCACCACCGGTTCCTGCACCGGTCTGCAACGGGCGCGCGCCGGGCTGCAGGTCGAGGCGGCGCTGGAGGGCGTCGGCGCGGTCTCGTTCAGCTTCGCCGGCTGA